AACCCCACATTATCACCTTCTTTCTCTCCAAGCATTCTCCCATGGAGAAAAAAAACCAGCTCAAAGATGATACTTTTTTGCAGCACCCAATTCTCATTCTCCTAGTTCTTGTATTGGGTTTGGTTATCATGGACCCTTTTCAAATGGGTCCTGTAGGAGGGCTCGAGTTCAGGCCTGTGAAGCACAACATTGCTCCTTACAAGCAAGTCATGAAGAATTGGCCCAGAGACAACCAGAGCCGGCTTGGACTTGGGAAATTGGAGTTTGAAGGTGAAGTTTTTGGGCCTGAATCTTTGGAGTTTGATCATATGGGCCGCGGCCCATATACTGGCTTGGCCGATGGACGCATTGTTAGGTGGATGGGGAGGGATGTGGGATGGGAGACATTTGCTCTTGTAACTTCAAATTGGTGAGTAGTTTTggtttgagattttttttaaatgattattttttttgtaGAAATTACATTGTATATGACATTTTTTGCCATTACACTTTTTTTTGGTTATggaaattttaaattgttaatgtTTTTATgacttttatttaattttcaaatatataattttttctttCCCATATAAATAATTAAGTTTATAATTAAGTCATAGTTTTTTTCTCACATTTCAGTTGTAGTATATTTTATTGACACATATTAATTATTgatacttagaagttaattttattaaatttagatatatgataatgctatatttttatatattaagttttcaaatcctgtattttttttttaaaaaatccttattttttatgattatataaaaaatttatggtttttttaaaatatactttATATTACCAAAGATGGTTTTTCATTACAAGAATACAATCTCCTATACATATAACTAAAATATATCCCATCTATGGAGCTAAAGAGACTAACGTTGGCCATGGccgctagttttttttttttaataacgtAAGCAATTTAATAAAAAGTAATAAGaggaatttgaaaaaaaaaaaacatagaaatatagttttttttaaaaaaaaaaaagtgaataagataaaagttatttttaataaaaaaaattggatataatttttccttttacttttcattctattattatatttacaCTATTGGTTTGGATGAGTGTTAGTTTTAGCTAATTGTAGTGAATTTGTTGTATGAGTGTTAAAAGGTCAGAGAAGGTTTGTGCTAAAGGGAATGAGTCAACCACGAAAAAGCAATGGAAAGTAGAGAAGAGATGTGGTCGTCCTTTGGGGTTGAGATTTGATAAAGAGAGTGGAAACTTGTTCATTGCAGATGCATATTATGGGATTCTGGTTGTTGGGCCTGAAGGAGGTGTGGCCATTCCTCTGGCAACCCACGTTGATGGAAAGCCCATTCTCTTTGCCAACGACCTTGATATTCACAACAATGGCTCTATTTTCTTCACTGACACTAGCAAGAGATACAACAGAATGTAAGTAATTATTCATATACATTTTATCATtgctcataaaaaaaaaaaaaaaacctacaaAGTCAAACTTATATTAAGTCAAAATGAAATGCCCACAGAAATGTAGTCATATTTTTTACTCTGAGTTTTGTCTAATTATCTGTTTGAAccttatgttttgacaaattactttttgaaccttatgttttgtaaaatgattaaaataaaacaataaactcAATttcgatgaagaaaaaattgaatataacaatatagtttttaagcaaaatgattttatttttgttctgaattattagtttagtgaattatttgtgattttaattgagaaaagattgaccaaaatcgggtttaaagttctattttaactattttacaaaacataaggtctaaaaagtaatttgtcaaatcACAGGATCCAAACATGTaataagacaaaaaaaaaactaatgttAGTGATATATATTGGGGATGATTttattttaatcatattttttaagTAATATATCTCTTTAAGTCTTTTTATATGCTCTATTTGTCTTAGCCCATCAatatgattaagtatttttgtataattatacaataatattattataactattataattaatataaaatataaatgtatataaaaacttaatttcttGCTCATAGAAGAAGATTTACAACATATATGATTTCATATAAAGCTAACAatattcttcttttcttttcttatatttgtttaaagaaaaaaactaaatatTCTTACATATGAatagtgaaaaatatatttttataatattttttaaattaatatatacttTCACGCTATGTTAAATGCAATCAAAATTAAAATCTTAACGCTAATACGACAAAAATCAAACTTAAACAATAgttaattgtaaaaaaaattaatatctcATAGATTAATTAGCTATGCAAAAATTGTGTAACTGCACAACTTCTAATATTTAGGTGGGTTGTTATTTGGTGTTTCATGTCTACTATGTTACCTTAGCTTAAGTTAGTTGGGAAAGttatattatcaaaataattattctATCACGTTAAAAAATTGTATAATATAAATGTTGAAAagttgattttttaattaattaatactaattataattaaaaatttaacattttatataaggcacaattttaattaagattatttttaagaaaataaaatattttaaataaataatatatcaacAAGTAAACATAATTTAATAGCATTCATTTAGTGCTCATTGAATATTTTGGTCAACTATTAAAGTAATGGAAACCATTAAATTAAGATGAAATGACTAAAATTGATATAACCATCAATGGCTAAAATATTGATGTAACTATTGAATACTTACTTATATACGGTAAAAATTCTATAAAGTCTTATTCTATATTAAAATCATTCAATAGTCATACAAAATTTTAGTCTCAACTTGAGGCTAGTtataaatatgaataattttcatATTGTAATAAGTTAGAATAATTATTGATCCCGCTTTTAAAAAATATGCCTccatataataattattattttaatattaaatatatttatatatatgttattttatataTACTACAAATTCgtgataaaattaattatcaatttaaacttataaaataattttgtatatttctaacattatatatatacattgtagttatatatttatgtcattttcaTTTATCATTGATTATACATTGAATTTGACAtgttttatcaattattatttaatttaaatttaaatgtgtaTAATTATAGCATTTTATAGACATAATTCTATTAAGTTATAACCTCTAATAAATATGTTGGTCCTAGAGattttactatatatataattattatatgttttaattataagtaagtaagaaaaaaataatacaGAGTATGATAggtatatatatatcttatatataaaattagtgtgtagataacggaagttcttgattttaatggttttttatttttttttctgttaactttaacagaatattcttatatttaacaaaatattcttatatttaatggtagattgtaaatatgacttaaacttaaataaaattaaataaataaataattaaacaaattaaaatagaatatttttgagatattttacaataatgataattatttaaaaataataaaaccatatatttaataatttaaataaaatttaattaaacttaaacttaatgttatattaaacatatagtatataatattttgttgatactactaaattcaaaaactagaacaaacctaaacttaaacaaaaaaaataattaattaaaatataatattttaaagatattttataataatttaaataattaaatcatatttatttaaaaataataaagatatatatatatcattttttttatcttataaatttgtgtgatattttattttttattaagtgattgaagttctttttcttcttcaaattcaccaaatgacattgtgagatacattagaaactaaaaatagttgatgtatGTATACTACtttctacactatgactttttttattcttattttatttatactattaatttctttttaaatattattgtattttatatatatgtcatgtaactatataaatatatatatatatctatgtcatatatatataaaaattattgatataaatatttatatatactataaaattataattcattctattatactgtatatatattttaaaatcaatcaacctgtttttattaaaattatatgcaatgtttataattttaaaattaaagaaatgTACAATTcacctattatatatatatatatatatatgacagaAGTATGGATGATTAAACCTTAGGCACATGTCCTGttgtccttttctttttctttttattattatatttcaaAAACAACATTTAAAGGGAAATAAATTCATTTTGTGTTGTTTTATGATAAAGTGAAGAAGCATGGAGATAAGAATATAAATGCTTGGGATATAGAAAAGTAACTATAAAAAGACAAggaaagactatatatatatatatatgggtgctaTTTTAATAGTTACTACTCATGaaattggattaagatcaatggttcatatttatagttgtgaattaatatttctaaaagtaaattttgatttttttcaaattttttgaaa
The Humulus lupulus chromosome 6, drHumLupu1.1, whole genome shotgun sequence DNA segment above includes these coding regions:
- the LOC133783909 gene encoding protein STRICTOSIDINE SYNTHASE-LIKE 13 codes for the protein MEKKNQLKDDTFLQHPILILLVLVLGLVIMDPFQMGPVGGLEFRPVKHNIAPYKQVMKNWPRDNQSRLGLGKLEFEGEVFGPESLEFDHMGRGPYTGLADGRIVRWMGRDVGWETFALVTSNWSEKVCAKGNESTTKKQWKVEKRCGRPLGLRFDKESGNLFIADAYYGILVVGPEGGVAIPLATHVDGKPILFANDLDIHNNGSIFFTDTSKRYNRMDHFYILLEGEATGRLLRYDPPTKTTHVVLDGLAFPNGVQISRDHTFLLFTETTNCRLMKYWLEGPKRGLVEPIANLPGFPDNVRINENGQFWVAIDCCRTPIQEVLSHNPWIRSVYFRLPIRMSFLARLMGMKMYTVISLFDDKGEIVEVLEDRKGVVMKLVSEVREVKGKLWIGTVAHNHIATLPYP